A genomic window from Silene latifolia isolate original U9 population chromosome Y, ASM4854445v1, whole genome shotgun sequence includes:
- the LOC141629829 gene encoding uncharacterized protein LOC141629829: MARETRTLRELTTLNLNVQPLCITFPALDDGVTFELKSGLIHQLPSFSGMSIEDPNKHLSDFHIVCTGMKPPAITDEQLKLRAFPFTLKDNARDWLNYLSPGSITTWVGMKKAFLEKYFPPSRSSQLKRAISNVEQ; encoded by the coding sequence ATGGCTAGAGAAACCCGCACTCTAAGGGAGCTCACAACTCTAAATCTTAACGTTCAACCATTGTGCATCACTTTTCCAGCATTGGATGATGGAGTTACTTTTGAACTGAAATCTGGTTTGATACATCAATTACCAAGTTTCAGTGGTATGAGCATTGAGGATCCGAATAAGCATCTTTCAGACTTTCATATTGTGTGCACTGGTATGAAGCCACCTGCTATTACTGATGAGCAGTTGAAATTGAGAGCATTTCCTTTTACCTTGAAAGACAATGCGAGAGACTGGTTAAACTATCTCTCACCGGGAAGTATCACTACTTGGGTAGGTATGAAGAAGGCgttcttggagaaatattttccTCCTTCTCGATCATCTCAGCTGAAAAGAGCCATCAGTAATGTTGAACAATAA